The genomic region CTTTCCCTTGGGGGGCTGTCACCATGTCAGGCCTGAACGTCTCCATCGCCTTTTTTCTCCTGGTTGTGAGCACATGCGAGATGCTCCGGCGGCTTTCCAAGAGGCTGCTGTCTCCTGGGGCGTACTGCTGCCTTGCTGGGGAGCTGACTGggtccctgcagctctgctcgaGCTGCCTGGAGCTGAGGATGCTGCTAGAGATTGGCCCGTGGGGTGGCGGCTTTGGCCCCGACGTGGTCTTCAcgctgctcttcctcctcttcatgGTTCACGCCGCCTCCTTGGATGGAGCATCTGCCAACCCCACCGTCTCTCTCCAGGAGTTCCTGCTCCTCGAATCCGGCCCCGCAGCCACTGCTGCCAAGCTGCTGGCCCAGGCCGTGGGCGTGGGGACAGGCTGGGCCATCACCAAGCTCTACTGGTCCTGGGAGCTGACCCAGTTCCACCTCATCCAGAACCTGATCGCCTCCGAGTGCAGCTCCTCCATCCGCACCTCGCTCTACCACGGGGCCTTCGTGGAGGGTGCCTGCTCTTTCTTCTTCCACCTCGTGCTTCTCAGGTTGCGGCGGAGCCGCACGGTGTACCGGGCACCTGCCCTGGCAGCCACTGTCACCTTCCTGACCTATGCAGGTGAGCAGCGCCCCTGGTTCCTC from Anas platyrhynchos isolate ZD024472 breed Pekin duck chromosome 9, IASCAAS_PekinDuck_T2T, whole genome shotgun sequence harbors:
- the LOC101795100 gene encoding aquaporin-12, whose amino-acid sequence is MLPAALRGSTCGVSQGLPGHRAGASWAVPRLLSHGAIKRRCRSFPCSILEAKSRVAWSFPWGAVTMSGLNVSIAFFLLVVSTCEMLRRLSKRLLSPGAYCCLAGELTGSLQLCSSCLELRMLLEIGPWGGGFGPDVVFTLLFLLFMVHAASLDGASANPTVSLQEFLLLESGPAATAAKLLAQAVGVGTGWAITKLYWSWELTQFHLIQNLIASECSSSIRTSLYHGAFVEGACSFFFHLVLLRLRRSRTVYRAPALAATVTFLTYAAVMTTGAFFNPALAVATTFACTGSSLRDYVQVYWLGPLTGMLAALLLYQGNIPRLFQKNLLYSQKSKYKIPKARLAHAEGGDERWKGKGEKSNPAPRA